The DNA window CGGCAAGCGCCCGGCCCTGCGGCTGGGGATGCGTTTACAGCGCGGCGAGTGCCGCCGCGTAGTTCGGCTCCTGGCCGATTTCGGGTACCAGCTCGGAATACAGCACCTTGTCGTGCTCGTCCAGCACCACCACGGCGCGCGCCGTGACGCCCACCAGCGGGCCGGTGGCGATTTTCACGCCATAGGCCTGCATGAAATCGGGGTTGCGAAAGGTGGACAGGGTGACGACGTTGTTCAACCCTTCGACGCTGCAGAAGCGGCTGGCGCCGAACGGCAGGTCGGCCGAGATCACCAGCACCACGGTGTTGTGCAGCTTGCTCGCATCGGCATTGAAATGCCGGGTCGATTGCGCGCAGGTGGGCGTGTCCAGCGAGGGCACGATGTTCAGCACCTTGCGCTTGCCGGCAAACGCATCCAGCCCGACGTCGGCCAGTTCCTTGTTGGTCAGCTTGAGCGCCGGCGCCTTGCTGCCCGGCTGCGGCAGGTGGCCATCGACCTGGATGTGGGAACCGTGAAGGGTGACTTGAGCCATGATTACTCCTGAGCGTGTGATGTGTGTCTGGGATGGTGCCGGCACGGAGCCGGCGCAGTGATGTGTGCTCGTCGTGTACTCGCCGCTTCAGCCAGCGCAGCGGGACAACAAGCACATTCATGGTAGACAGGAACCGCGTTTTTTGCCCGACCAGGGCATGCGCCCAAGCGAGGATGGCTATCGAACAAATCGCCTATCTCGCTGATTTAATGAGAGAAAGAAAAATAGATTTCCGAATATGCCCCCAAATATGCCCCCAGCAGAGCGATGCTGCCTGCTTCGCTCGTTCATAGGTTTTTCCCGAGCCAAAGCCTGCACGCTCAGCAGCGAGGTTGGCAGAGCGGCCCTCAAGTGGAGTGCGACAAATGTCGCTGTCCTCGACGGATTTCGGCTGGTACTGATTGCTCCCATGCCTTGCCGCCAGCCGTTCCTCGATGGCCTTGGCAATGGCAACGCGTTCGGAGACAGACGATTTGCTGTCAACTGCGCTGTCAACCACCCGTCTGTCAACCAGTGCGTCCGCCTTGGCGCGAATCCTTGCGCCGTTACTCCCGGCCCGCAAGCTGGCGCATCAATGCGCTGGCGCTGGCGAACAATTCCGGCTCCGGTTCCACATCCTTTCCCGTCAGCATCTTGGCTGTTGGCGACAGCGCAGCGCCGACCGATGCGAGCAATTCCACCGGCTCCAGGCCGATGTCCGCGCAGGTGGTGGTGTAGGCCGTCCAATACGCCTTGATGTTCGCCACGGCCTCGTTCGCGGCTTCCACCAGTCTCTCCGCTGCTTCCACATCAAACGCGCCGCCGTCCTGGTGGACGAGGATTCCCAGCGATGCCAGCCGACTGACGTAGAGCGTCACCGCCGGCTCGATGAACAGCGCCGTGTGCAGCGCCATCCGCTCGGCACAGTGCAGAAAACGCCAGAACTCAAGATCATGGGCTTTGTAGGTCGCCATTGGCGCGGTGTCCATCAATCGCGTGGTTTCCGCATCGTCGCGCCGGGACATGGCCGAGACCACGGCAACGACACGCGCAGCCGGGCCAAGGGTGGAATACAGCTTGTCGTTGATGCTCATGGCTTGGCCTTCGGGAGTTGCAGCTTCATGGCCCGCTCCAAGGCTTCGGTGCGCCGCTCGATTTCATGCACTTCGTAGATGCGAACCATCTGGCCCAGGACGTAGGCGAGCTTGGTTCCGGTTCCGGCTTCCAGGGTGCCGTCGCGCATGTCGTTGTAGACCTTGCCCATCTCCAGGCGGATGTCGTCGATGTTGTGCAGGCGGACTCGGTTTCGAGGAGGGGTAGGGGGCAGCACATCGCAAGCAACGATGCGTAGTTCAGGTGATTTCGATTTCGTCATGGCATCCCCTGCATGGCGAGCAACAACGATTCAGCACGCCCATCGTCCTTGATGCGCGTCAGGTGAGGGACTGAGCCGGGTAGAACGCGCTTGCAGGTGGCGATGCTCACGTCCTTGTCGGCACCGGCGGGAATGCCTGCGCGTCGTTTCCACACCGCAGGCTGCACAAGATCATGCGACAAGCCCAGCGCGGCCAGCACGCCAAGGATGCAGCCGAAGGTGTGGCCGAAGCTGAACGCGCCGACAGCGCCTTCTCCAGGCCGTGCGCCCACACGCTCCACCAGAACGAACGCCGGGCTGTGCTGGCGCAGGATGTCGGCAAGCGCAGCCGCATCGATTTGCCTGCGTCCCGTGCTGGTGGGCAGCACCGGCATGTCGTACACAGCAATGAAATGCTGGTTGCCGTCAATGAAGCCGATGGCTCCACCCAGGCCGGGATCGATGCCGCAGAGTACGCTCATGGTGTATCTCCCAGGTCAGCCAGCCAGCGGGCGAAAGTCTCCGCGTCCACAGTGCGGCGCGTGTGGTCGATATGGCGCTGCGCTGTATCGGCGTGCATTCGCGCCACGGCCTCAGCTTCGCGGGCATGCTTGCGGTGATGCAGGACAGCTTCACGGGCATTCGCCAGGCCGAAGGCTTGCCGGTCAGGACGTTGGACTTGCCGGATGATTTCGGCGGCCACGGCCATTGACGGCTTGTCGGCTTCCAGGGCGTCCTCGTCGTCGATAGCATCGTTTTTCGTTTGGACATTGCTGATTTGCGGTGTTCCAGGTG is part of the Thiomonas sp. X19 genome and encodes:
- the tpx gene encoding thiol peroxidase; the encoded protein is MAQVTLHGSHIQVDGHLPQPGSKAPALKLTNKELADVGLDAFAGKRKVLNIVPSLDTPTCAQSTRHFNADASKLHNTVVLVISADLPFGASRFCSVEGLNNVVTLSTFRNPDFMQAYGVKIATGPLVGVTARAVVVLDEHDKVLYSELVPEIGQEPNYAAALAAL